Genomic DNA from Marinobacter sp. LV10MA510-1:
GGAATGGAAGCAGGTCTATGAACTAGAAGTGTTCAGTTATTGCCTGATGACGAACCATGTTCATCTGGTCGTTCAGGCGAACGACAATCTTACCTCGATTCCTCAATTGATGAAGCGTTTGGCTGGTCGACAGACCCGCTTCGTAAATGCCCTCGAAAAACGCAGTGATTCGCTCTGGGAAGGGCGCTACAAGATTAGCCCGATTGATACTGACGCCTACCTGCTGGCTTGTTGTCGCTATGTGGAACTTAATCCTGTTAAAGCGGGGATGGTCGATAAACCTGAGTTGTATGAGTGGTGGAGCTATTCTGCGCGGGTAGGGGTGTCACATTCTCAGTGGCTGGATGAGCCTGACACCTTTCGGGCTCTGGCAGGCAACCATGAAATGCGTGTTGAGGCATATCGGCAGTTTGTTGGGCAGGAAAATGATTCGCCGTCAGATGAATTGATTCGCGCGGCGATCAATAGTAACGAGCTAACTGGCGGCAACAAGTTCGTCGATGAAATAGAAAACCGTATCGGTGTCAGAGTTGAAACCCGCAAGCCGGGAAGGCCGACAACTGAAAAATAGATCTGTCCTGGTTTTGAGCGTCCGCAGGTAATTAGTCTAATTGCTTAGATGTACCTATATAAGTACACTTTGTGTGAGCATGGAAGAGGATAGATGACAGGGAAAATAGTCACCGTCGTTTTTTACAGAACCGCCAATGGTCGAGAGCCGGTCAAAGAGTGGTTGCTGAAGCTGAATAAGGATGATCGTTCAGTGATCGGGACCGACCTGAAGACAGTCGAGTATGGTTGGCTAACGCGAGAGACCGAAAGAAGAATCTTGTCTGAATGGGAGCAAGAAAATGGCACAGCACAAACACGTTGGCAGCTCTCTCGATGATCTGCTTGAAGCTGACGGCACCCTTGAGCAAGTAGAAGCTGAGGCGCTGAAGCGGGTAATCGTCTGGCAGATTCAGCAGGCAATGGGACAGACTGGCGTGAACAAGTCTCAACTTGCCCAGAAAATGCATACCAGCCGTACGGTGGTTAACCGCCTTCTTGATGAGAAGGACACTGGTGTAACCATCACAACGCTTGTCAAAGCCGGGCGCGCTTTGGGTATGGCCTGGACTTTGCAGGCTGTTGAGGATAACGGATCTCCTCGCGCTGCGTGAAGGGAAGATAGAAAACCGGGAAAACCGGGACAGATTTATTTTTTGCACACTGTTTTTTTGACGTTATCAGCCCATTTCGAAAAATATCTATCAAACGAGAGCTATCAAGCAATTATGACGAGAAAGACATTAGGTTTAACCCGAAAACCAATTAAAGACGCTAAACCAGTGGCTGGGGAAGCCGAAGCTATGGTTGAAGTTGAGGCTGATCCACAAAAACGTTTTTTAAATGGTGTGGCTATCAATCCAGCGCCGGGGATTCGCCTGGAGTCAGGTTCAGAAGAACTTACGGTGCGCGCGATGGATTTGATCACGCCTATTGGAATGGGGCAGCGAGGTTTAATAGTTGCACCGCCGGGGTCTGGAAAATCGACGGTTTTAAAACATATTTGCCAGGCGGTGGGAAAGGCGTATCCCGAGATTAAACTTTACGCGTTATTGATAGATGAGCGACCCGAAGAGGTCACTGATTTCAGGCGTAGCGTCCCGGCTGAGGTACACGCTTCTTCTTCGGATGAAAGTTATGCTCATCACGTTCGCGTTGCCGATGAACTTCTTGATATCGGCCGCCAACAAGCGGGCGAGGGTCACAACGTCATGATTGTGATTGATTCTCTCACGAGGCTTTCGCGTGTGCATAATGCGGAGCGAAAGAGCAGCGGTCGTACTATGTCTGGCGGGGTGGATGCTCGAGCGATGGAAATTCCGCGGAGGTTGTTTGGCGCTGCACGAAACATTGAGAATGGCGGCTCGCTGACCATTTTGGCAACCGTTTTGGTGGATACCGGCAGCCGTATGGACCAGGTTATCTTTGAGGAATTTAAGGGCACGGGGAACATGGAGCTGGTTTTATCGAGAGACGTGGCGAATCAGCGAATCTTTCCCGCGCTGGATATTTCGAAAAGCAGTACACGCCGTGAAGAGCTGCTGTTGGATCCAAAAGATTTAGACAAAATAATAGCATTGCGCCGGGCGCTTGGCGGTCTCAAACCGCTAGAGGGCACAAAAAAGCTGGTTGAGCTGCTTGAGAAGTACCCCACAAATGCCGAGCTTCTGAAAAACATTCCCGGGCCAGGATGATGATGTGCGGTAAAACCGGGACAGATTTATTTTCGAGTGCCCGGTCTTCTAAGGTAACCCTGACCACTATTCCAGAACTTTTGGCCAGTTCGCGTCTGCCTGCCTAATGAATCCTCTGGTGTCCTCGAGCCATCGGTTCTGCACAGACTGGTTGTAGTTCAGATATAGACGGCCATCTCGGATGGCCCAGTGTTGTGGATCACCTTTGGCGAGGTAGCCTTGGGCGACCGCCCAGGCGCAGTAGCCGCCCGCTCCCGTATCGCTCAGCAAGCCCGTGTAGACGGAAGGTTGGGAAGCCCATGCACCAGTGGTCAGGAATAGTGCGAAGGTGATGAGTATCATTCGTCTGTTCATGTCGGTTCCCTCGAAGGATTGCAGGCTTAGCCTCATAGCCCTGGAGCAACAGCTCGTCAATGGGCGTTGCTCCTCTGCGCCGTTAGGCGTGTCAGAGCATGATTGAGGGAGCATGTTTTTAGTTTCCTTTTTTGAATTTTGTTTTGCAATTGCCGCTCATGCACATCGTACAGTAATGCTCCCGGTCCTCGTGTTTGGGGCCCTCAGCGATCGTGATGCCGCAGCCGTTGCAGAGCAGCGTAGCAACGTCTCCGTCAAATTTTACAATGGCGTGTTCGTATTTCATAAGATGACCCTTCTCTCATACTCCTTTCGACTGAGCTATCAAGCATAAATCTACATACGAAAACCGGAACAGATTTATTTTCCAGTTTCCGTATTGTTCCTGGCAAGCCAGCAATTGCCGGCGCCGGCCTTAGTGAATCTTCAGCAGTGCATCTTCGATGTCGCTGCTGTCTTCTGGGCGGACGACCCGCGCTATTTCTTCACCATCCTTCAAAAAAATCAGGGTCGGCCAGAGCTTAACGCCAAACGTCCGCCCCAATCTGCAGCCTTTGCCATCCTCAACCTTCACATGCGGAACGTCTGGGTGATTGTCCATTGCCGCCTTGATGTCCGCCTGAGCACCCTGGCAGATCCCGCACCAGTTGGTGCCGAATTCAATCACCATTGGGCCCGTGCTCTGGTCCAGCTCATCACGGCTCAGGGTTTCGGGTGTATATCGGCTGGTGTACGACATGGTGCGTC
This window encodes:
- a CDS encoding transposase; protein product: MPRQARVIVPGFPHHIVQRGHNRQPVFVERRDFEYYLANLQEWKQVYELEVFSYCLMTNHVHLVVQANDNLTSIPQLMKRLAGRQTRFVNALEKRSDSLWEGRYKISPIDTDAYLLACCRYVELNPVKAGMVDKPELYEWWSYSARVGVSHSQWLDEPDTFRALAGNHEMRVEAYRQFVGQENDSPSDELIRAAINSNELTGGNKFVDEIENRIGVRVETRKPGRPTTEK
- the rho gene encoding transcription termination factor Rho, with product MHTVFLTLSAHFEKYLSNESYQAIMTRKTLGLTRKPIKDAKPVAGEAEAMVEVEADPQKRFLNGVAINPAPGIRLESGSEELTVRAMDLITPIGMGQRGLIVAPPGSGKSTVLKHICQAVGKAYPEIKLYALLIDERPEEVTDFRRSVPAEVHASSSDESYAHHVRVADELLDIGRQQAGEGHNVMIVIDSLTRLSRVHNAERKSSGRTMSGGVDARAMEIPRRLFGAARNIENGGSLTILATVLVDTGSRMDQVIFEEFKGTGNMELVLSRDVANQRIFPALDISKSSTRREELLLDPKDLDKIIALRRALGGLKPLEGTKKLVELLEKYPTNAELLKNIPGPG
- a CDS encoding thioredoxin family protein, which gives rise to MSYTSRYTPETLSRDELDQSTGPMVIEFGTNWCGICQGAQADIKAAMDNHPDVPHVKVEDGKGCRLGRTFGVKLWPTLIFLKDGEEIARVVRPEDSSDIEDALLKIH
- a CDS encoding YHS domain-containing (seleno)protein, whose product is MILITFALFLTTGAWASQPSVYTGLLSDTGAGGYCAWAVAQGYLAKGDPQHWAIRDGRLYLNYNQSVQNRWLEDTRGFIRQADANWPKVLE
- a CDS encoding helix-turn-helix domain-containing protein; this translates as MAQHKHVGSSLDDLLEADGTLEQVEAEALKRVIVWQIQQAMGQTGVNKSQLAQKMHTSRTVVNRLLDEKDTGVTITTLVKAGRALGMAWTLQAVEDNGSPRAA